A section of the Jannaschia sp. S6380 genome encodes:
- a CDS encoding co-chaperone GroES, with the protein MAFKPLHDRVLVRRVESDEKTKGGLIIPDTAKEKPAEGEIVSVGEGARKDSGELIAPSVKAGDKILFGKWSGTEVTLDGEELLIMKESDILGVIA; encoded by the coding sequence ATGGCTTTCAAACCGCTGCACGACCGCGTTCTGGTCCGTCGCGTGGAATCCGACGAGAAGACCAAGGGTGGTCTGATCATTCCCGACACCGCCAAGGAAAAGCCCGCCGAGGGCGAGATCGTTTCCGTCGGCGAGGGTGCCCGCAAGGACTCGGGCGAGCTGATCGCCCCTTCGGTCAAGGCCGGCGACAAGATCCTGTTCGGCAAGTGGTCGGGCACCGAGGTCACGCTGGACGGCGAAGAGCTGCTGATCATGAAGGAATCGGACATCCTGGGCGTCATCGCCTGA
- the groL gene encoding chaperonin GroEL (60 kDa chaperone family; promotes refolding of misfolded polypeptides especially under stressful conditions; forms two stacked rings of heptamers to form a barrel-shaped 14mer; ends can be capped by GroES; misfolded proteins enter the barrel where they are refolded when GroES binds), which produces MAAKDVKFDTDARNRMLKGVNILADAVKVTLGPKGRNVVLDKSFGAPRITKDGVSVAKEIELEDKFENMGAQMVKEVASRTNDEAGDGTTTATVLAQAIVKEGMKAVAAGMNPMDLKRGIDLATAKVVEAIRAAARDVTDSDEVAQVGTISANGEAEIGRQIADAMQKVGNEGVITVEENKGLETETDVVEGMQFDRGYLSPYFVTNPDKMTADLEDCMILLHEKKLSSLQPMVPLLEQVIQSQKPLLIIAEDVEGEALATLVVNKLRGGLKISAVKAPGFGDRRKAMLQDIAILTGGQVISDDLGMKLENVTMDMLGSAKRVSITKDNTTIVDGAGEKAEIEARVSQIRQQIEETTSDYDREKLQERVAKLAGGVAVIRVGGMTEVEVKERKDRVDDALNATRAAVQEGVVVGGGVALVQAGKSLDGLTGANSDQNAGIAIVRKALESPLRQIAENSGVDGSVVAGKVRESNDTTFGFNAQTEEYGDLFKFGVIDPAKVVRTALEDAASIAGLLITTEAMVADKPEKPGANAGGGMPDMGGMGGMM; this is translated from the coding sequence ATGGCCGCCAAGGACGTGAAATTCGACACCGACGCCCGCAATCGCATGCTCAAGGGCGTCAACATTCTCGCCGACGCCGTCAAGGTGACGCTGGGCCCCAAGGGTCGCAACGTCGTGCTCGACAAGTCGTTCGGTGCCCCCCGTATCACCAAGGACGGTGTCTCGGTCGCCAAGGAAATCGAACTGGAAGACAAGTTCGAGAACATGGGCGCCCAGATGGTGAAGGAAGTTGCTTCCCGCACCAACGACGAGGCCGGTGACGGCACCACCACCGCGACGGTCTTGGCCCAGGCCATCGTCAAGGAAGGCATGAAGGCGGTCGCCGCCGGCATGAACCCGATGGACCTGAAGCGCGGCATCGACCTGGCGACCGCGAAGGTCGTCGAAGCCATCCGCGCCGCCGCCCGCGACGTGACCGACAGCGACGAAGTCGCGCAGGTCGGCACCATCTCGGCCAATGGTGAGGCCGAGATCGGCCGCCAGATCGCCGACGCGATGCAGAAGGTCGGCAACGAGGGTGTCATCACCGTCGAGGAGAACAAGGGCCTCGAGACCGAGACCGACGTGGTCGAGGGCATGCAGTTCGACCGTGGCTATCTGTCGCCGTACTTCGTGACGAACCCCGACAAGATGACCGCCGACCTTGAGGATTGCATGATCCTGCTGCACGAGAAGAAGCTCTCGTCGCTGCAGCCGATGGTTCCGCTCCTGGAGCAGGTCATCCAGTCGCAGAAGCCGCTGCTGATCATTGCCGAGGACGTCGAGGGCGAGGCGCTCGCTACGCTGGTCGTGAACAAGCTGCGCGGTGGCCTGAAGATCTCCGCCGTGAAGGCGCCGGGCTTCGGCGACCGTCGCAAGGCGATGCTGCAGGACATCGCGATCCTGACCGGCGGCCAGGTGATCTCGGACGATCTGGGCATGAAGCTTGAGAACGTCACCATGGACATGCTGGGTTCGGCCAAGCGCGTCTCGATCACCAAGGACAACACGACGATCGTCGACGGTGCCGGCGAGAAGGCCGAGATCGAGGCCCGCGTGTCGCAGATCCGTCAGCAGATCGAGGAGACGACCTCGGACTACGACCGCGAGAAGCTGCAGGAGCGGGTCGCCAAGCTGGCCGGCGGCGTCGCCGTCATCCGCGTCGGCGGCATGACCGAGGTCGAGGTGAAGGAGCGCAAGGATCGCGTCGATGACGCGCTGAACGCCACCCGTGCCGCGGTTCAGGAAGGTGTCGTCGTGGGCGGCGGTGTCGCCCTGGTCCAGGCCGGCAAGTCGCTTGACGGGCTGACCGGCGCCAACTCCGACCAGAACGCCGGTATCGCGATCGTGCGCAAGGCGCTGGAATCGCCGCTGCGTCAGATCGCCGAGAACTCCGGCGTCGACGGTTCGGTCGTGGCCGGCAAGGTTCGCGAGTCGAACGACACGACCTTCGGCTTCAACGCCCAGACCGAAGAGTATGGCGACCTGTTCAAGTTCGGCGTGATCGACCCGGCCAAGGTCGTGCGCACCGCACTGGAAGACGCGGCCTCGATCGCCGGTCTGCTGATCACCACCGAAGCGATGGTGGCCGACAAGCCCGAGAAGCCGGGTGCGAACGCCGGCGGCGGCATGCCCGACATGGGCGGCATGGGCGGCATGATGTGA
- a CDS encoding PRC-barrel domain-containing protein, whose product MTHDNANLVAAGDVSGTAVYGADDSKVGTIDRVMIDKQSGKVAYAVMNFGGVLGIGGDERPVPWNTLTYDTSLGGFRTAITEAQLNEAPKAESGWERNRDWETRTHQSYGTSPYWT is encoded by the coding sequence ATGACCCATGACAACGCGAATCTCGTCGCGGCGGGCGACGTATCCGGAACCGCCGTCTATGGCGCCGACGACTCGAAGGTGGGCACGATCGACCGTGTCATGATCGACAAGCAGTCGGGCAAGGTTGCCTATGCCGTCATGAATTTCGGTGGAGTCCTCGGGATCGGCGGCGACGAGCGCCCGGTTCCGTGGAACACGCTGACCTACGACACGTCGCTGGGCGGCTTTCGCACCGCGATCACCGAGGCCCAGCTGAACGAGGCGCCCAAGGCCGAGTCCGGCTGGGAGCGCAACCGCGACTGGGAAACCCGCACGCATCAGAGCTACGGCACGTCGCCCTACTGGACCTGA